The following coding sequences lie in one Cloeon dipterum chromosome 1, ieCloDipt1.1, whole genome shotgun sequence genomic window:
- the LOC135934553 gene encoding DNA-binding protein P3A2-like isoform X5, giving the protein MVTMSAATSGEAQIVITSNSPSNEGAGGADANLAHMVSDNEDNNMPSSPDSTCFDDDDDDDDDCGTDLMAVAMNDDVTAQLAAAGPVGVAAAAAIASSKKRKRPHSFETNPSIRKRQQNRLLRKLRQTIDEFATRVGQQAVVLVGTPGKPNNSFKVFGAKPLEDVVRNLRSVIMQELESALAQQAPPPPQEDPSLYELPPLVIDGIPTPVEKMTQAQLRAFIPLMLKYSTGRGKPGWGRESTRPPWWPKDLPWANVRMDARSEEEKQKISWTHALRQIVINCYKFHGRDDLLPAFNEDEESKPSVQALNSTIKVHKITSPNLTSAGQQQTQVVQQFAPAVLQTISNPDGTVSIIQVDPNNPIITLPDGTTAQVQGVATGELPAVFQIHTGTGQDGATTVHAVQALSDVTHGEGGSVSVDLNTVTEATLGQDGQLILTGEDGHEYRVMVASAAPQGQDASGTIEGTSASNDRLLAGYPVSVSGMITVPVGANMYQTVVANIQQLQTQSDGTTVQVVTPVVQVPKVEGGNADGIETITVGPGGMVVGQEGQVLQVVSLKDAQSLKAVTPPPIKEESEVTVVVSAANSSEN; this is encoded by the exons ATGGTGACGATGAGTGCTGCTACTAGTGGTGAAGCGCAGATAGTGATAACCAGCAACTCTCCCAGCAACGAAGGGGCTGGTGGCGCGGACGCAAACTTAGCCCACATGGTGTCCGATAACGAGGACAACAACATGCCGTCGTCCCCTGATTCGACGTGCtttgacgacgacgacgatgacgATGATGACTGTGGAACCGATCTCATGGCTGTGGCCATGAACGATGACGTCACGGCCCAACTTGCTGCTGCAG GGCCTGTCGGTGttgcggcagcagcagccataGCATCATCTAAAAAACGGAAACGGCCTCACTCATTTGAGACAAACCCCTCCATAAGAAAGAGACAGCAAAATAGGTTGCTGAGGAAATTAAGG CAAACAATCGACGAATTTGCCACAAGAGTCGGCCAGCAAGCTGTTGTGCTGGTGGGAACTCCAGGAAAACCAAACAACAGTTTCAAAGTCTTCGGCGCGAAACCCCTAGAGGATGTG GTGCGGAATCTCAGATCTGTTATCATGCAAGAGTTGGAGAGCGCCTTGGCACAGCAGGCGCCTCCGCCACCTCAGGAAGATCCGTCTTTGTATGAGCTACCTCCCTTGGTGATCGATGGAATTCCAACACCAGTGGAGAAAATGACTCAGGCACAACTGCGTGCTTTTATTCCACTTATGCTAAAATATTCCACAG gtCGTGGTAAACCTGGCTGGGGAAGGGAATCAACCCGTCCACCATGGTGGCCAAAGGACTTGCCTTGGGCCAACGTCAGAATGGACGCCAGATCAGAAGAAGAGAAACAAAAG ATATCATGGACACACGCGCTTCGTCAGATAGTCATTAACTGCTATAAGTTCCACGGTCGGGATGACCTCTTACCTGCATTTAACGAAGACGAAGAGTCCAAGCCTTCTGTCCAAGCACTGAATTCTACTATAAAAGTACACAAAATCACGAGTCCCAACCTCACCTCAGCTGGACAGCAGCAAACTCAAGTA GTTCAACAGTTTGCCCCAGCCGTTCTGCAAACAATCAGCAATCCAGATGGCACTGTATCTATCATTCAGGTTGATCCGAATAACCCCATCATAACTCTGCCTGACGGCACCACCGCACAGGTGCAGGGAGTTGCAACC GGCGAACTCCCAGCAGTTTTCCAAATACACACTGGCACAGGGCAAGATGGCGCCACTACAGTTCACGCTGTGCAAGCCCTTTCCGACGTGACCCATGGTGAAGGCGGCAGTGTGTCAGTCGACCTGAACACAGTTACTGAAGCCACGCTCGGCCAGGACGGCCAGCTTATTCTCACTGGGGAAGACGGACATG AATATCGGGTCATGGTGGCATCCGCAGCCCCTCAGGGCCAAGACGCATCCGGCACAATCGAAGGAACTTCAGCTTCTAATGATCGTTTATTGGCAGGTTACCCTGTTTCTGTGTCGGGCATGATTACAGTGCCAGTCGGCGCCAATATGTACCAAACTGTGGTTGCCAACATTCAGCAACTGCAAACCCAGTCAGACGGAACCACAGTCCAG GTAGTAACACCGGTAGTGCAAGTTCCAAAGGTGGAGGGTGGAAATGCGGACGGCATCGAGACCATTACGGTCGGACCGGGAGGAATGGTCGTCGGACAAGAGGGACAAGTGCTGCAGGTGGTATCTCTGAAGGACGCACAATCACTGAAGGCGGTCACGCCACCGCCGATTAAGGAGGAGTCGGAGGTGACCGTGGTGGTCAGTGCGGCCAACTCgagcgaaaattaa
- the LOC135934553 gene encoding DNA-binding protein P3A2-like isoform X2, whose product MARAAESNPLSVSAASKSSAKVEKISFKKVAIKVYTASMSAAGAESQQSPSMVTMSAATSGEAQIVITSNSPSNEGAGGADANLAHMVSDNEDNNMPSSPDSTCFDDDDDDDDDCGTDLMAVAMNDDVTAQLAAAGPVGVAAAAAIASSKKRKRPHSFETNPSIRKRQQNRLLRKLRQTIDEFATRVGQQAVVLVGTPGKPNNSFKVFGAKPLEDVVRNLRSVIMQELESALAQQAPPPPQEDPSLYELPPLVIDGIPTPVEKMTQAQLRAFIPLMLKYSTGRGKPGWGRESTRPPWWPKDLPWANVRMDARSEEEKQKISWTHALRQIVINCYKFHGRDDLLPAFNEDEESKPSVQALNSTIKVHKITSPNLTSAGQQQTQVQQFAPAVLQTISNPDGTVSIIQVDPNNPIITLPDGTTAQVQGVATGELPAVFQIHTGTGQDGATTVHAVQALSDVTHGEGGSVSVDLNTVTEATLGQDGQLILTGEDGHEYRVMVASAAPQGQDASGTIEGTSASNDRLLAGYPVSVSGMITVPVGANMYQTVVANIQQLQTQSDGTTVQVVTPVVQVPKVEGGNADGIETITVGPGGMVVGQEGQVLQVVSLKDAQSLKAVTPPPIKEESEVTVVVSAANSSEN is encoded by the exons ATGGCAAGGGCAGCTGAAAGCAACCCCCTCTCGGTATCGGCGGCTTCAa AATCTTCAGcaaaagtagaaaaaattagttttaaaaaagtagCCATCAAGGTGTACACAGCCTCTATGAGTGCTGCCGGTGCTGAG AGTCAGCAGAGCCCTTCCATGGTGACGATGAGTGCTGCTACTAGTGGTGAAGCGCAGATAGTGATAACCAGCAACTCTCCCAGCAACGAAGGGGCTGGTGGCGCGGACGCAAACTTAGCCCACATGGTGTCCGATAACGAGGACAACAACATGCCGTCGTCCCCTGATTCGACGTGCtttgacgacgacgacgatgacgATGATGACTGTGGAACCGATCTCATGGCTGTGGCCATGAACGATGACGTCACGGCCCAACTTGCTGCTGCAG GGCCTGTCGGTGttgcggcagcagcagccataGCATCATCTAAAAAACGGAAACGGCCTCACTCATTTGAGACAAACCCCTCCATAAGAAAGAGACAGCAAAATAGGTTGCTGAGGAAATTAAGG CAAACAATCGACGAATTTGCCACAAGAGTCGGCCAGCAAGCTGTTGTGCTGGTGGGAACTCCAGGAAAACCAAACAACAGTTTCAAAGTCTTCGGCGCGAAACCCCTAGAGGATGTG GTGCGGAATCTCAGATCTGTTATCATGCAAGAGTTGGAGAGCGCCTTGGCACAGCAGGCGCCTCCGCCACCTCAGGAAGATCCGTCTTTGTATGAGCTACCTCCCTTGGTGATCGATGGAATTCCAACACCAGTGGAGAAAATGACTCAGGCACAACTGCGTGCTTTTATTCCACTTATGCTAAAATATTCCACAG gtCGTGGTAAACCTGGCTGGGGAAGGGAATCAACCCGTCCACCATGGTGGCCAAAGGACTTGCCTTGGGCCAACGTCAGAATGGACGCCAGATCAGAAGAAGAGAAACAAAAG ATATCATGGACACACGCGCTTCGTCAGATAGTCATTAACTGCTATAAGTTCCACGGTCGGGATGACCTCTTACCTGCATTTAACGAAGACGAAGAGTCCAAGCCTTCTGTCCAAGCACTGAATTCTACTATAAAAGTACACAAAATCACGAGTCCCAACCTCACCTCAGCTGGACAGCAGCAAACTCAA GTTCAACAGTTTGCCCCAGCCGTTCTGCAAACAATCAGCAATCCAGATGGCACTGTATCTATCATTCAGGTTGATCCGAATAACCCCATCATAACTCTGCCTGACGGCACCACCGCACAGGTGCAGGGAGTTGCAACC GGCGAACTCCCAGCAGTTTTCCAAATACACACTGGCACAGGGCAAGATGGCGCCACTACAGTTCACGCTGTGCAAGCCCTTTCCGACGTGACCCATGGTGAAGGCGGCAGTGTGTCAGTCGACCTGAACACAGTTACTGAAGCCACGCTCGGCCAGGACGGCCAGCTTATTCTCACTGGGGAAGACGGACATG AATATCGGGTCATGGTGGCATCCGCAGCCCCTCAGGGCCAAGACGCATCCGGCACAATCGAAGGAACTTCAGCTTCTAATGATCGTTTATTGGCAGGTTACCCTGTTTCTGTGTCGGGCATGATTACAGTGCCAGTCGGCGCCAATATGTACCAAACTGTGGTTGCCAACATTCAGCAACTGCAAACCCAGTCAGACGGAACCACAGTCCAG GTAGTAACACCGGTAGTGCAAGTTCCAAAGGTGGAGGGTGGAAATGCGGACGGCATCGAGACCATTACGGTCGGACCGGGAGGAATGGTCGTCGGACAAGAGGGACAAGTGCTGCAGGTGGTATCTCTGAAGGACGCACAATCACTGAAGGCGGTCACGCCACCGCCGATTAAGGAGGAGTCGGAGGTGACCGTGGTGGTCAGTGCGGCCAACTCgagcgaaaattaa
- the LOC135934555 gene encoding 3-oxoacyl-[acyl-carrier-protein] synthase, mitochondrial, whose translation MDTAMLLRILLPRNGGGARMSRWSAGVLKAAVPRRVVVTGMGVVSPLGCGVQHVWMQLLEGQSGITKLESESFAKLPCRVAALVPRGATEEHKLDLEKFIPKSDLRTMAPATAYALVAAQEALDDAQWHPKDEQGRNETGVSLGMGMVDLVDIADSSQLMSQRGHSRVNPYFVPRILPNLAAGHLSMRYGFRGPNHCLSTACATGSHSIADSARLIREGSAKVMVCGGCEAAVSPLAIAAFCRLRALSTGFNDEPTRASRPFDKSRDGFVMGEGAAVLVLEDLEHAVCRNARIYAEVLGYGSSGDAHHPTAPSTDGLGASLAVRRALEVADVEPEEVGHVNAHATSTPMGDEVEIKALRLVFGDHLEKIRISATKGAHGHLLGAAGALEAVFVVMACQSGWVPPTLNLDLIPDDLSKLNLVAKEKQKWETGGRRVALKNSFGFGGTNVTLCVAQYED comes from the coding sequence ATGGACACCGCAATGCTGCTGAGGATCCTGCTCCCTCGCAACGGCGGAGGAGCTCGCATGTCGCGATGGTCAGCCGGCGTTTTGAAAGCCGCTGTTCCGAGGCGAGTCGTGGTGACCGGCATGGGAGTAGTTTCGCCGCTGGGCTGCGGAGTCCAGCACGTGTGGATGCAGCTGCTAGAGGGTCAATCTGGCATTACCAAGCTGGAGTCCGAGAGCTTTGCCAAACTGCCTTGTCGAGTGGCCGCCCTCGTTCCGCGCGGCGCCACGGAGGAGCACAAGCTGGACCTTGAGAAGTTCATCCCGAAGTCCGACCTCCGGACGATGGCTCCGGCCACAGCCTACGCCTTGGTGGCAGCCCAAGAGGCCCTAGATGACGCCCAGTGGCATCCGAAGGACGAGCAAGGGCGCAACGAGACTGGCGTCTCCCTGGGAATGGGCATGGTCGACCTGGTGGACATCGCAGACTCGTCGCAGCTGATGTCCCAGAGAGGCCACAGCAGAGTCAACCCCTACTTTGTCCCCCGCATCCTCCCCAACCTGGCCGCCGGACACCTGAGCATGCGGTACGGCTTCCGCGGCCCAAACCACTGTTTGTCCACTGCCTGCGCCACCGGCTCGCATTCGATCGCCGACTCTGCGCGACTGATCAGGGAGGGCTCGGCCAAGGTGATGGTCTGTGGAGGGTGCGAGGCGGCGGTCAGTCCGCTGGCGATCGCCGCCTTCTGCAGACTGCGAGCCCTGAGCACGGGGTTCAACGACGAGCCGACCAGGGCCTCCCGTCCTTTTGACAAGAGCCGCGACGGCTTCGTCATGGGGGAGGGGGCGGCTGTGTTGGTGCTTGAGGACTTGGAGCATGCTGTGTGCCGAAACGCACGGATCTACGCGGAGGTGCTGGGGTACGGGTCGTCAGGGGACGCGCACCACCCGACGGCACCCTCCACCGACGGCCTCGGAGCATCCTTGGCGGTACGAAGAGCTCTTGAGGTTGCAGACGTGGAACCGGAGGAGGTCGGACACGTCAACGCCCACGCCACCTCCACCCCCATGGGGGACGAAGTGGAGATCAAAGCTCTGAGACTGGTTTTTGGTGATCACCTGGAGAAGATCAGGATTTCTGCCACCAAAGGCGCCCACGGGCACTTGCTTGGCGCGGCCGGCGCTCTGGAGGCGGTCTTTGTTGTCATGGCGTGCCAGAGCGGTTGGGTGCCGCCGACCCTGAACCTCGACCTAATCCCCGACGATCTTTCCAAGCTGAACCTTGTCGCCAAGGAGAAGCAAAAGTGGGAAACTGGCGGCAGACGTGTGGCATTAAAAAACTCATTTGGCTTTGGTGGCACCAATGTCACTCTGTGCGTCGCTCAATACGAAGACTAA
- the LOC135934553 gene encoding DNA-binding protein P3A2-like isoform X3 — MARAAESNPLSVSAASKSSAKVEKISFKKVAIKVYTASMSAAGAESQQSPSMVTMSAATSGEAQIVITSNSPSNEGAGGADANLAHMVSDNEDNNMPSSPDSTCFDDDDDDDDDCGTDLMAVAMNDDVTAQLAAAGPVGVAAAAAIASSKKRKRPHSFETNPSIRKRQQNRLLRKLRQTIDEFATRVGQQAVVLVGTPGKPNNSFKVFGAKPLEDVVRNLRSVIMQELESALAQQAPPPPQEDPSLYELPPLVIDGIPTPVEKMTQAQLRAFIPLMLKYSTGRGKPGWGRESTRPPWWPKDLPWANVRMDARSEEEKQKISWTHALRQIVINCYKFHGRDDLLPAFNEDEESKPSVQALNSTIKVHKITSPNLTSAGQQQTQVVQQFAPAVLQTISNPDGTVSIIQVDPNNPIITLPDGTTAQVQGVATGELPAVFQIHTGTGQDGATTVHAVQALSDVTHGEGGSVSVDLNTVTEATLGQDGQLILTGEDGHGYPVSVSGMITVPVGANMYQTVVANIQQLQTQSDGTTVQVVTPVVQVPKVEGGNADGIETITVGPGGMVVGQEGQVLQVVSLKDAQSLKAVTPPPIKEESEVTVVVSAANSSEN; from the exons ATGGCAAGGGCAGCTGAAAGCAACCCCCTCTCGGTATCGGCGGCTTCAa AATCTTCAGcaaaagtagaaaaaattagttttaaaaaagtagCCATCAAGGTGTACACAGCCTCTATGAGTGCTGCCGGTGCTGAG AGTCAGCAGAGCCCTTCCATGGTGACGATGAGTGCTGCTACTAGTGGTGAAGCGCAGATAGTGATAACCAGCAACTCTCCCAGCAACGAAGGGGCTGGTGGCGCGGACGCAAACTTAGCCCACATGGTGTCCGATAACGAGGACAACAACATGCCGTCGTCCCCTGATTCGACGTGCtttgacgacgacgacgatgacgATGATGACTGTGGAACCGATCTCATGGCTGTGGCCATGAACGATGACGTCACGGCCCAACTTGCTGCTGCAG GGCCTGTCGGTGttgcggcagcagcagccataGCATCATCTAAAAAACGGAAACGGCCTCACTCATTTGAGACAAACCCCTCCATAAGAAAGAGACAGCAAAATAGGTTGCTGAGGAAATTAAGG CAAACAATCGACGAATTTGCCACAAGAGTCGGCCAGCAAGCTGTTGTGCTGGTGGGAACTCCAGGAAAACCAAACAACAGTTTCAAAGTCTTCGGCGCGAAACCCCTAGAGGATGTG GTGCGGAATCTCAGATCTGTTATCATGCAAGAGTTGGAGAGCGCCTTGGCACAGCAGGCGCCTCCGCCACCTCAGGAAGATCCGTCTTTGTATGAGCTACCTCCCTTGGTGATCGATGGAATTCCAACACCAGTGGAGAAAATGACTCAGGCACAACTGCGTGCTTTTATTCCACTTATGCTAAAATATTCCACAG gtCGTGGTAAACCTGGCTGGGGAAGGGAATCAACCCGTCCACCATGGTGGCCAAAGGACTTGCCTTGGGCCAACGTCAGAATGGACGCCAGATCAGAAGAAGAGAAACAAAAG ATATCATGGACACACGCGCTTCGTCAGATAGTCATTAACTGCTATAAGTTCCACGGTCGGGATGACCTCTTACCTGCATTTAACGAAGACGAAGAGTCCAAGCCTTCTGTCCAAGCACTGAATTCTACTATAAAAGTACACAAAATCACGAGTCCCAACCTCACCTCAGCTGGACAGCAGCAAACTCAAGTA GTTCAACAGTTTGCCCCAGCCGTTCTGCAAACAATCAGCAATCCAGATGGCACTGTATCTATCATTCAGGTTGATCCGAATAACCCCATCATAACTCTGCCTGACGGCACCACCGCACAGGTGCAGGGAGTTGCAACC GGCGAACTCCCAGCAGTTTTCCAAATACACACTGGCACAGGGCAAGATGGCGCCACTACAGTTCACGCTGTGCAAGCCCTTTCCGACGTGACCCATGGTGAAGGCGGCAGTGTGTCAGTCGACCTGAACACAGTTACTGAAGCCACGCTCGGCCAGGACGGCCAGCTTATTCTCACTGGGGAAGACGGACATG GTTACCCTGTTTCTGTGTCGGGCATGATTACAGTGCCAGTCGGCGCCAATATGTACCAAACTGTGGTTGCCAACATTCAGCAACTGCAAACCCAGTCAGACGGAACCACAGTCCAG GTAGTAACACCGGTAGTGCAAGTTCCAAAGGTGGAGGGTGGAAATGCGGACGGCATCGAGACCATTACGGTCGGACCGGGAGGAATGGTCGTCGGACAAGAGGGACAAGTGCTGCAGGTGGTATCTCTGAAGGACGCACAATCACTGAAGGCGGTCACGCCACCGCCGATTAAGGAGGAGTCGGAGGTGACCGTGGTGGTCAGTGCGGCCAACTCgagcgaaaattaa
- the LOC135934553 gene encoding DNA-binding protein P3A2-like isoform X1, with the protein MARAAESNPLSVSAASKSSAKVEKISFKKVAIKVYTASMSAAGAESQQSPSMVTMSAATSGEAQIVITSNSPSNEGAGGADANLAHMVSDNEDNNMPSSPDSTCFDDDDDDDDDCGTDLMAVAMNDDVTAQLAAAGPVGVAAAAAIASSKKRKRPHSFETNPSIRKRQQNRLLRKLRQTIDEFATRVGQQAVVLVGTPGKPNNSFKVFGAKPLEDVVRNLRSVIMQELESALAQQAPPPPQEDPSLYELPPLVIDGIPTPVEKMTQAQLRAFIPLMLKYSTGRGKPGWGRESTRPPWWPKDLPWANVRMDARSEEEKQKISWTHALRQIVINCYKFHGRDDLLPAFNEDEESKPSVQALNSTIKVHKITSPNLTSAGQQQTQVVQQFAPAVLQTISNPDGTVSIIQVDPNNPIITLPDGTTAQVQGVATGELPAVFQIHTGTGQDGATTVHAVQALSDVTHGEGGSVSVDLNTVTEATLGQDGQLILTGEDGHEYRVMVASAAPQGQDASGTIEGTSASNDRLLAGYPVSVSGMITVPVGANMYQTVVANIQQLQTQSDGTTVQVVTPVVQVPKVEGGNADGIETITVGPGGMVVGQEGQVLQVVSLKDAQSLKAVTPPPIKEESEVTVVVSAANSSEN; encoded by the exons ATGGCAAGGGCAGCTGAAAGCAACCCCCTCTCGGTATCGGCGGCTTCAa AATCTTCAGcaaaagtagaaaaaattagttttaaaaaagtagCCATCAAGGTGTACACAGCCTCTATGAGTGCTGCCGGTGCTGAG AGTCAGCAGAGCCCTTCCATGGTGACGATGAGTGCTGCTACTAGTGGTGAAGCGCAGATAGTGATAACCAGCAACTCTCCCAGCAACGAAGGGGCTGGTGGCGCGGACGCAAACTTAGCCCACATGGTGTCCGATAACGAGGACAACAACATGCCGTCGTCCCCTGATTCGACGTGCtttgacgacgacgacgatgacgATGATGACTGTGGAACCGATCTCATGGCTGTGGCCATGAACGATGACGTCACGGCCCAACTTGCTGCTGCAG GGCCTGTCGGTGttgcggcagcagcagccataGCATCATCTAAAAAACGGAAACGGCCTCACTCATTTGAGACAAACCCCTCCATAAGAAAGAGACAGCAAAATAGGTTGCTGAGGAAATTAAGG CAAACAATCGACGAATTTGCCACAAGAGTCGGCCAGCAAGCTGTTGTGCTGGTGGGAACTCCAGGAAAACCAAACAACAGTTTCAAAGTCTTCGGCGCGAAACCCCTAGAGGATGTG GTGCGGAATCTCAGATCTGTTATCATGCAAGAGTTGGAGAGCGCCTTGGCACAGCAGGCGCCTCCGCCACCTCAGGAAGATCCGTCTTTGTATGAGCTACCTCCCTTGGTGATCGATGGAATTCCAACACCAGTGGAGAAAATGACTCAGGCACAACTGCGTGCTTTTATTCCACTTATGCTAAAATATTCCACAG gtCGTGGTAAACCTGGCTGGGGAAGGGAATCAACCCGTCCACCATGGTGGCCAAAGGACTTGCCTTGGGCCAACGTCAGAATGGACGCCAGATCAGAAGAAGAGAAACAAAAG ATATCATGGACACACGCGCTTCGTCAGATAGTCATTAACTGCTATAAGTTCCACGGTCGGGATGACCTCTTACCTGCATTTAACGAAGACGAAGAGTCCAAGCCTTCTGTCCAAGCACTGAATTCTACTATAAAAGTACACAAAATCACGAGTCCCAACCTCACCTCAGCTGGACAGCAGCAAACTCAAGTA GTTCAACAGTTTGCCCCAGCCGTTCTGCAAACAATCAGCAATCCAGATGGCACTGTATCTATCATTCAGGTTGATCCGAATAACCCCATCATAACTCTGCCTGACGGCACCACCGCACAGGTGCAGGGAGTTGCAACC GGCGAACTCCCAGCAGTTTTCCAAATACACACTGGCACAGGGCAAGATGGCGCCACTACAGTTCACGCTGTGCAAGCCCTTTCCGACGTGACCCATGGTGAAGGCGGCAGTGTGTCAGTCGACCTGAACACAGTTACTGAAGCCACGCTCGGCCAGGACGGCCAGCTTATTCTCACTGGGGAAGACGGACATG AATATCGGGTCATGGTGGCATCCGCAGCCCCTCAGGGCCAAGACGCATCCGGCACAATCGAAGGAACTTCAGCTTCTAATGATCGTTTATTGGCAGGTTACCCTGTTTCTGTGTCGGGCATGATTACAGTGCCAGTCGGCGCCAATATGTACCAAACTGTGGTTGCCAACATTCAGCAACTGCAAACCCAGTCAGACGGAACCACAGTCCAG GTAGTAACACCGGTAGTGCAAGTTCCAAAGGTGGAGGGTGGAAATGCGGACGGCATCGAGACCATTACGGTCGGACCGGGAGGAATGGTCGTCGGACAAGAGGGACAAGTGCTGCAGGTGGTATCTCTGAAGGACGCACAATCACTGAAGGCGGTCACGCCACCGCCGATTAAGGAGGAGTCGGAGGTGACCGTGGTGGTCAGTGCGGCCAACTCgagcgaaaattaa
- the LOC135934553 gene encoding DNA-binding protein P3A2-like isoform X4, with the protein MSAAGAESQQSPSMVTMSAATSGEAQIVITSNSPSNEGAGGADANLAHMVSDNEDNNMPSSPDSTCFDDDDDDDDDCGTDLMAVAMNDDVTAQLAAAGPVGVAAAAAIASSKKRKRPHSFETNPSIRKRQQNRLLRKLRQTIDEFATRVGQQAVVLVGTPGKPNNSFKVFGAKPLEDVVRNLRSVIMQELESALAQQAPPPPQEDPSLYELPPLVIDGIPTPVEKMTQAQLRAFIPLMLKYSTGRGKPGWGRESTRPPWWPKDLPWANVRMDARSEEEKQKISWTHALRQIVINCYKFHGRDDLLPAFNEDEESKPSVQALNSTIKVHKITSPNLTSAGQQQTQVVQQFAPAVLQTISNPDGTVSIIQVDPNNPIITLPDGTTAQVQGVATGELPAVFQIHTGTGQDGATTVHAVQALSDVTHGEGGSVSVDLNTVTEATLGQDGQLILTGEDGHEYRVMVASAAPQGQDASGTIEGTSASNDRLLAGYPVSVSGMITVPVGANMYQTVVANIQQLQTQSDGTTVQVVTPVVQVPKVEGGNADGIETITVGPGGMVVGQEGQVLQVVSLKDAQSLKAVTPPPIKEESEVTVVVSAANSSEN; encoded by the exons ATGAGTGCTGCCGGTGCTGAG AGTCAGCAGAGCCCTTCCATGGTGACGATGAGTGCTGCTACTAGTGGTGAAGCGCAGATAGTGATAACCAGCAACTCTCCCAGCAACGAAGGGGCTGGTGGCGCGGACGCAAACTTAGCCCACATGGTGTCCGATAACGAGGACAACAACATGCCGTCGTCCCCTGATTCGACGTGCtttgacgacgacgacgatgacgATGATGACTGTGGAACCGATCTCATGGCTGTGGCCATGAACGATGACGTCACGGCCCAACTTGCTGCTGCAG GGCCTGTCGGTGttgcggcagcagcagccataGCATCATCTAAAAAACGGAAACGGCCTCACTCATTTGAGACAAACCCCTCCATAAGAAAGAGACAGCAAAATAGGTTGCTGAGGAAATTAAGG CAAACAATCGACGAATTTGCCACAAGAGTCGGCCAGCAAGCTGTTGTGCTGGTGGGAACTCCAGGAAAACCAAACAACAGTTTCAAAGTCTTCGGCGCGAAACCCCTAGAGGATGTG GTGCGGAATCTCAGATCTGTTATCATGCAAGAGTTGGAGAGCGCCTTGGCACAGCAGGCGCCTCCGCCACCTCAGGAAGATCCGTCTTTGTATGAGCTACCTCCCTTGGTGATCGATGGAATTCCAACACCAGTGGAGAAAATGACTCAGGCACAACTGCGTGCTTTTATTCCACTTATGCTAAAATATTCCACAG gtCGTGGTAAACCTGGCTGGGGAAGGGAATCAACCCGTCCACCATGGTGGCCAAAGGACTTGCCTTGGGCCAACGTCAGAATGGACGCCAGATCAGAAGAAGAGAAACAAAAG ATATCATGGACACACGCGCTTCGTCAGATAGTCATTAACTGCTATAAGTTCCACGGTCGGGATGACCTCTTACCTGCATTTAACGAAGACGAAGAGTCCAAGCCTTCTGTCCAAGCACTGAATTCTACTATAAAAGTACACAAAATCACGAGTCCCAACCTCACCTCAGCTGGACAGCAGCAAACTCAAGTA GTTCAACAGTTTGCCCCAGCCGTTCTGCAAACAATCAGCAATCCAGATGGCACTGTATCTATCATTCAGGTTGATCCGAATAACCCCATCATAACTCTGCCTGACGGCACCACCGCACAGGTGCAGGGAGTTGCAACC GGCGAACTCCCAGCAGTTTTCCAAATACACACTGGCACAGGGCAAGATGGCGCCACTACAGTTCACGCTGTGCAAGCCCTTTCCGACGTGACCCATGGTGAAGGCGGCAGTGTGTCAGTCGACCTGAACACAGTTACTGAAGCCACGCTCGGCCAGGACGGCCAGCTTATTCTCACTGGGGAAGACGGACATG AATATCGGGTCATGGTGGCATCCGCAGCCCCTCAGGGCCAAGACGCATCCGGCACAATCGAAGGAACTTCAGCTTCTAATGATCGTTTATTGGCAGGTTACCCTGTTTCTGTGTCGGGCATGATTACAGTGCCAGTCGGCGCCAATATGTACCAAACTGTGGTTGCCAACATTCAGCAACTGCAAACCCAGTCAGACGGAACCACAGTCCAG GTAGTAACACCGGTAGTGCAAGTTCCAAAGGTGGAGGGTGGAAATGCGGACGGCATCGAGACCATTACGGTCGGACCGGGAGGAATGGTCGTCGGACAAGAGGGACAAGTGCTGCAGGTGGTATCTCTGAAGGACGCACAATCACTGAAGGCGGTCACGCCACCGCCGATTAAGGAGGAGTCGGAGGTGACCGTGGTGGTCAGTGCGGCCAACTCgagcgaaaattaa